The window TAATAAAAAACTAAAATAATAAATTGAAAAAGGATTCTATTTCAATGTTATAGAAGTAATATTTATTAAATAGGATGAGGTGGTTTGGATGAAAGGAAGGTCTTTCATAATTGGCTTTTTGATAGGTGGTGTATCTGCCGGATTGAGCACGCTGCTTTTGACACCAAAATCAGGAATGGAAACTCGTCATAGCCTGAAGGAATCAAAGGATATGGTTCTTAGTCAGCTTTATGAATTAAAGAATAATCTCTTGGAGTTAAACCAAGGAATAAAAACAGCCTCTACAGAGGGAAGTGAAACAATAAGGACCTTTTTGTCAGATATTAAAGAGACTGTTTCAAATTGGAACCAAGAAATAAAGCCCCATCAGTTGGAATTACAAAAGGAGCTGGCTGAAATTGAAAGAAGTATTCAAGAGTTAGAATCAGAATTAAGCAAAAAATAAGACTATTTTGAATAAATTTTCAAAAAATTTAAAAAATCCTTTTTAAAAAGAAGGATTTTTTTATTTTTAAATCGAAAACAAATATATTATAAAAATAGTGTTTTGTCTCATTATGTACAAATATGCCAGCACACAGCTATTCTACACAAGAATTAAAGGATATTCTAAAAATTTGGTAAATTTATATCTTTATTAATCTTTATTTTATTGGCATAATGAATATACAGATATAAAAAAAGGGTGATTAAGAGGATGGAAGAAAAAGAGTATACAGTAAAGGAAGCTCTGTTATTTAGTCAAAGAATTGGTCAACTGAGTAAGGCATTATGGAAGTCAATTGAAAAGGATTGGCAGCAATGGATAAAGCCGTATGATCTCAATATTAACGAGCATCATATTTTATGGATTGCCTACCATTTGAATGGTGCATCCATATCCGATGTTGCAAAATTTGGGGTTATGCATGTTTCAACAGCATTTAATTTTTCAAAAAAATTAGAAGAACGCGGTTTTCTGCAATTTTCTAAAAAGGAAAACGATAAGCGTAATACCTACATTCAGCTAACTGAAAAAGGGGAAAATATCTTTCTGGAGATTATGGAAGCATACGATCCAGCACAAAATGCAGCATATTCTGCCTCCCTACCTTTAAAGGATATATATGGGAAATTTCCGGAAATGTTAGAGGTAATGGCAATTGTTCGCAATATTTACGGTGATGATTTTATGGAAATTTTCGAAAAATCATTCAACAACATTGACAAAGAATTTGTAGAGGATGAAGGAAAGCTACAAAAGAAGGTCCCTCAAAAGACAGAGCTAATCTAAAACCATTATAGATACTTTTTTAACTCTGTCATTAGCGGGAGATATAGCCCTTGGGTTATACAGGCAGCAATGACATCCTCAGCAGGTAGCCCGCCGGTATGTAATTTCATAGTAAATTTAGTGAAAAGCGGATGAAAATGAACAAAACCTTCCGCTTTCTGTTCTTCTAACTCCATGCTCAGTTCGTCACAAAGTTCGAATAATTTTTGTGCCTCTTTTTCCCCAATTCCTCTTTCAATGATGAACCGATATAAGGCGTGCTTCGTAGATTGATTCATTTCTAGCAGTAAGGACTGATGATATTCAAGTCTTTTAATCCTCTCTAATAATGCAGCTAAATCCATTGTATTCCCCTCTTTAATTATGTTTTCCTATTGGGTTTCACTTCCCAGAAAGTCGATAAAATACTGCGAATAGAAGCAATTGTTTTTCCTATTGATTTTTTTCCCCTTTCGTCGTACATTAGCTTAGGAAGTTTTGTACTATATTTCTCCTCTTGGAGGCTGATTATCATGAATTGCTGGAAGGAGATTAATCTCACCAAACAATACGGCACCCAACGTGTATGCATTCTGTCTATCATAACGATGCTATTCACTTTTATTTTGCTATATGTACCCGCTAACTATTTATTTGTACCCTCGACTTTAGAGGATAATTATTTTCTTTTTTTAATCGCCGCGCTGTGGCTTATGTATCCAATCCATAAGATTATACACTTTTTCTCATTAGTACATTTAAAAAATAAAATAAAAAAAACTTTTAAAATCAAATATCTTGTAATGCCAGTTATACAAATTCAGATCATTGAACCCATTTCAAAATGGCAATACATCCTCACCTTAATTCTTCCATTTATTCTTATTAATGGATTTCTTTTTACAGCGTGCTGGATCTTTAACAATTATGTTCATTATTTTACCATTTTACTAGCATTTCATATAGGTTTATGTGTCTCTGACTTTATTTATATTAAAAATGTTTTAAAGGCACCCAATCGCGCATATATTGAAGAGAATGAGAATGGTTTTGAAATATTAGTCAATCATCCAAATCTTAACAATCACAATGAAACCTTCCTTCATTAAAGGTTTTCAATATAAATAATTATTTTAAATAAATTGCATCTATCTTTTTTTGCAATTTTTTGCTAATGTAAATATCATACTATTCCAATTAGGTAGCTTGTTAAGTATAATCTGCCTCTCAAAAGGAGGAAACCATTTATGATTTACATTTTTATTTTATTTGCTTGCTTTATTTTATTTAATATTAACAAGATGACGAACTCTCTTTGTCTGCAAAAAGAGATTCCTGAAGAAAAGCAGGCTACTGTATTTCATACGATTAATATTCTTGTTACCATTTTACTAATATCTTCCTACGTTGAAATTTTATTTGCCGTTTAACAAACTTTTCAGCTGAGTCAAACTTAAAGAGGCGGTGGGGTTATTCCTCACCGCCTTCAATTTTTGGAGTTTGAAATGATTAATCACTTGCTGTTTAGAACTAAGTTCGGCTTATAGCCAAGCAGCACCAACAATGATTAATAGAATGAAAAGAACCACGATTAACGCAAATCCTCCACCGTATCCGTAAGATTGACCCATAGTATCACCTCCTTTACTATGCTAAGTGGCCGAATGCCAGTTGGCTGCTTATATTCTTAGTAAAAGGAAGCCCCTACAATAATCAATAAAATGAACAGCACAACAATTAACGCAAAGCCATTGCTATAGTGCCCCATGATTACTTACCTCCTTTCGCTTTCGTTTTATCATATGTACGAATGGCAAATACGGGATGGTCATATACCCATTTTTTTAAAATATGCTTGTTAAATGGACTGTAATAATTTGTTCTCACTTCAATTTATGTTATAGTAAGGATTGTTGAATTATCGACTTATACTAATTTAGGAGTGTTTACACGTGAAAAAATGGATATTACCCTTAACACTAGCAGCCGGAATACTTACTTTAACTGCATGTAACGGAGGAGACTCCGCTTCGATTGCAGAAACAAAGGCTGGCGATATCACAAAGGACGAATTTTACGAAGCAATGAAAGATAGACAAGGTGAAATGGTATTACAGCAGCTCCTATACACAAAGGTACTGTCCGATAAATACAAAGTGACTGATAAAGACCTAGATGCAAAGGTTAATGAATATAAGGAACAGCTGGGTGATACCTTCTTCCTTCAATATGGCTTTCAAGATGAAGCTGAATTCAAAAAGGATGAAAATGTTAAGCTAGAGGTTCTAATTGAAAAAGCTGTCCTAAAGGATATTAAGGAAGCAGACCTTAAGAAATATTATGAGGAAAATTACAAACCTGAGATTAAAGCCCGTCATATTCTTGTTGAAGATGAAGAAAAAGCAAAAGAAGTAAAGACAAAGCTGGATGAAGGCGGAGACTTTGCGGAATTGGCAAAGGAATACTCTACTGATGGTTCAGCAGAACAAGGCGGAGATCTTGGCTGGTTTGGTCCTGGTAAAATGGTGGCAGAATTTGAAGAGGCTGCATATGCTTTAGATATTAATGAAATTAGCGAGCCTGTCCAATCACAGTTCGGATTCCATATTATTCAAGTGACTGAAAAGAAAGAAGCAGAGTCGTTTGATAAAGTGAAGGATGAAATGGAAGCTAAATACAAGGCAACCAAAATGACACAGGAAAACATTATGGATACAATCAATAAAGAAATGAAAGAAGCAGATGTAAAAATTAATGATAAGGACCTTAAAGGTATTTTAGGGGAAGATACGGCTAAAGAAGAAAAAAAATAAGTATGATTTAGCTGTCAAAAAGGGCTGGCCCAAACAGACAGGTGCCAGGCATCACCATTTACGTCTCTAATATCACTCGCGTACATCGCAGCCGATATAGATGTAAGGTGGATGCTTGACACCTTATGGGACAGCCCTCTTTATATTACCTTTTTCAACTAGTTGAATTATGAGTTTTCTGCTGTTTTTCTTCCCGCTCCTTTTCCAGCCTCTCCATATATATTTCTCCTTCTCTTTCTATTATTTCATTTTCAATCATTCTTTCTTCCCTTCCGGTTCGCACCACCATATAGGCACTTATAATAATCCCTGCAACAACAAAATAAATCCAAATTGGTATATCGATTTTTACCACCTCTTCTTCTTCGAATTTGTTGATAGTCTATTATATGGGACCAAGCCTGTTGATATGACTGCTTGGACAATAGGATATTGATTTCTGTGCAAATCAACACGATGTCAGGTAAAATGGTAAAATAGAGTTCACGAAAGTCTTTAGCTCATAGCTTACTGCTTTAACATACTTCGATTTTTCTAATAAAACTTGTAATTGGTTTGTAATGGTTTTTAATAATAGGAGTGATGTACGTGTCTGATGAATCTACTTATTTTTATGGTTTAATCCCTATTCGGTTTGAGACGTCCGAAATAGAACGGGAGCAAATACTAAAAGAGTTTCCTCCACCGCTCTTACCTGCTGGAGAAGAGAATTTCCTTTTAGAGAATGAATTAAATGGGAATCTTGTTCAGGTTCGATTGCTCCTTAATGAATATAGTGTGGAAACCACTAAGACTGGAAAACAGTACTTAAAAATCAAGCTCAGCAATAATGCAGGAACTATCAACACCAAAATGTGGGATAATCAGGGGGCTGTAGAGGCGACCATACCGTTGCTTGATGAATATTCTACTTTTGATGTAGAGGCAAAGGTAGAAGAATATAAAGGATATAAATCGTTAACAATCAACAAGCTTAGCCCCTGCACAGACGATCCGAATCCTTTCACCCTGCTTGCCTATACAAAACACAGTATCGAGGACTTAACGGTTGAACTATTTTCTTATTTAAATGAACTACAAGCTCCTTTTAAAGATATTTCTTTAGCTGCCATGCATCAGTTTTGGGATCAATTCCGCCTCCGACCTGCAGCAAAGGGGCATCATCATAATTATTTAGGGGGATTACTTAAGCACACGGTTGGATTAATGAGATTTGCTCGCTTTATTTTGAAGTTTGAGGATAATCATTATCAGGCTGTCATAAAGCTGATCAATCATGTTGAGAAAGCCCATAAAAGGGATATCTGGAATCAAATACAAACCGCCACCCCAAATCCACAGCAGCTCGTCTGGAAGGAAACGATAGATCATTTATATTCCATGCTCTATGGCATGATGGGCCATATGGAGAAAGAGCCTAAGTATGATTTAATCATGACGAGTATCTTATTTCATGATATTGGAAAGCTCTTAGAATATGACCATGCCGGAAAGAACTATGAGGAATTTAAATATTTATTTCCAACTGCAGATCCATCGGGACTTGCAAACCGTAAACAAACCGGAATTAAAATGGATGAATTAGGTGTGATGATCGGACATATTCCCTACGGTGTCCTTATGCTATCTAAAATCATTGAATCAGAAGGAATTCCAGTTTCCCTCGAGGATGTTCATCACATGTCACACTGCATTTTATGTCATCATGGTCTGCCTGAATGGGGCTCTTGTATTCGAAGCCCTCAAACAATTGAAGGCTATATGATTCATATTGTCGACTATCTCGACAGCAGATATGAGAATACAGTCGAAATAAAATAAACGATGAGACCACTTGATCTCATCGTTTATTTCAATTCAACTGTATTATGTTTATTTAAGTAAGCAATCTCCTTCTCTTGAAAATAAGCGAGCAAATGCTCATGACAGGTAAAAAATAAAAGCTGATAATCCTTTAGCTGTTTGAGCAGGTCAATAACTCTGCTTGTTCTCTCTCTATCAAAGTTTACAAAGCTGTCATCAATAATAATAGGGAATTTATATTTCTCATAAACAGTTAAAGCAATCGCAAGCCTTAACGATACATAGATTTGTTCAGTTGTTGCTTGACTAAGCTCATTTGCATCATAAAGAAGCTGCTCCTTACTCTCTATGAAAAATCCGCTGCCTTCCTGTTTCGGTATAATCCGGATATATCTATTATCCGTTAAAAATTGCAAATATTCTTCTGCCAGTCTAAGCATTTTCGGTAGTCGTTCCTGTTTATATTGATTGACTGTTTTCTGAAGGAGCTCTCTAGCCGCGGCAAATTTTGCCCACTCTCTTGCCTCTTCTTCAAATTCTGACTTTAACTGCCTAAAACGATGAAGAAGCTCGGCATAGCTTCCACCCTCCTCCAGCATTTGAATTTGATATTTTATGGCTGCAAATTCCTCTTGTAACTGTGCAAGTTCTCCCTCATGCATTTCCCTTTTATGTAATACTTCTAGAATAGATTCTTCTACAGGTCTTTCAGAAAAACGCTCTGCTTCCTTTTCAGTAAAGGAGGAAAGCTTCAGCTGTAATTTTATATGGTTCAATTCCTCAAGCAACTTTGATTTCTCAGCAGATTTCCGGGCAAGCTCTCTGAAATGCTGTTCACTATTTGCTGAAGCAGAGGACAAAAGAGCAGACATTTCCGAGCCGAGTCTATCCCATTCCAGCTGATAGACTTGATACTCATCCTGAAGCATTTCCAGCTGATGGGCTTTTTCCTTAAATTTTATCTGTTTATCTAGTTCTTCCCGTAAAGCTCTCTTAAGACTTTGAACTGCCTCCTGAAACGACAACTCGTCATCCTCTATAAACTCCTCCATTAGCCCTCGTATTGGCGCTAATCGCTCCTCTATGGCAATTTTATTTGCAGCATATTGTTCATTAATAAATCTCTGCTCTTGGTATAGTCGTTTTAATCCGTCTATTAACTCAAAAGCATCATATAAATAATGAAGCGCCATTTCTCGTGGAAGCCTCAGCTCCTCTCCAACTGTCTGCAATTCCTTATTCAGTTGTAAGGAAGCCTTTTCCCACGCTTCATATCGATCTATCACTTGATCATAAAGCTCCTGCTGCCTATTAATCATAGTTTTTAATTGATTGAACTGCTCACGAAGCTTTTGGTCCCTTTCTAGCTTTTGTTCCATCAACTCAATATGTTTCATTGGATGTCTTAAGTCATTTTCTAATTGCTGCTTTTTCGTCTGAAGCTGCTTTATTTCTGTCTGCAACAAAGGTTCGGAAGCTGATAAAACCTTCACATAAGAAAAGATAGCGAATGCTGCTCCCGCTCCTCCTGCTAGAATCAGTATCATATGATCCGAAAATATTCCCCATCCACAAAGAATCAAAAAGAGAATAGCAAATAGGAGGTATTGCAGGCGATCGCGCTTCATCTTGGTAGCTGAATTCTGTAAGGCATTCGTTAGTAATGCTAATCGATTCTTCACCTCATCATATTTCTCGTTCAAGCGATCTCTTGAAGCAAACGACACCTGTTCCTGCAGTTTTTTTCTTTCTGTTTCTGGGAGTAATTCATCCTTGAGGAATCTCTCCTTTGCTTCCAGCTCCTCTAACTGCCTTGTTTCTTCCTGGAATCTTTCATCTAGCTCCTGCTTTTTTTCTGTTAATCGTTTTTGTTTTGCATGCAATGCAGCTGTTTTTTCCTTCATGAATACACTTGTGTTCATTGAACCTACTTCATCAGCCGTTAGAGACAAATGCATTTTATTCTGAAAAAGATTAATTTCTTCTTCAAGCTTATTCAGCTTAACCTGAAGTTGAATATTTTCCTGCTCCCATTTCTCAATAAGTGGTATATTCTCAATTGCCTTCATCAATTCATTTTCTTTTTCAATCAAAGGAACATTAGGATTCAAGGAATGTAAGTCTTCCTTTAAACGCTCTATGCGCTGCTGTAATGTTACTCTTTTCCGCTCTAGCTCCTGCTCAAATTGCTTTAGGCGTTCAAGCTCTTCAAGCCCCTTATCTGGAAATTCACCGACATGATAAGGAGAAAGCTCCTGTTGAAGCTGCTTTTCCTTTTGCAGGAGCGGTAGAACCTTCTTCCATTCTTCCAATCTTGTGTGTTGGGCAGAAAAGGAGATTAGCTCTGACTTAAGCTCACGTATCCTATTCTCAAGCATATCTCTTTTATGGAGGAGACTTGTATACTGCTCATTGTTTTCCTCTTGCTTTCGTAATTCACTTCTCAGTCCACGAAGCTCCTTCAGCTTGCTGTTTAGCTTCGGATTTCTTCCATTAGGTTTAAAGCGGCTATCCAATTCCTTCATCAGCTCATTCTCAGCCTTTAACAAAACGTCTGAACCAATTGTTCCTGTAGAAAATAAAAAGCGGCCAAGCTCGTCACCCTTCATTTGATGGACATTTTGTAGCCCTTGCAGGTTAAAGGAAAAGATAGCTTGATATAACTGCTTATCAATCGATAATAGCAGCTCCTTCAGGAGATCCTCCCCGCCAATCATTCCATTTTCAAGCCTAACAACTACATCACCAGCGGCTTTCCCCTTCACTCTTTCGATAACGACTCTTCCTTTATTCGGAATTAAAACGGTAAGCTGACCTCCATATTTTGCACCCTTTTTTGGTTCATACCGAAGCTCAGATTGCTGTTTAGTAGGAAAGCCAAATAATATACTATGTATGAATGACATGATGGTAGATTTCCCGGCCTCATTTTCACCGAAGAACACCTGCCGTTCCAGAATGTTGGTAAACTTCACATTTTCAAATTTCCCATACCCATAAATATAAATCTCAATAATTTTCATGCTGCTTCACCTCCTATTTTTTATGGATTAAATCTAGTAGCGTATTTAATGCTTGCTGTTGAAGCTCAAGCTTCTCCTTATCAGACAAGGACAGTAAGAATTTAGCTGCTGTAGGATGATTATATAATGGCGAAATACTATCTTGGATGTTCTCAAGATTATCTGCTGCACGAAACAGCTCTAAATAGAAATCAGACTCCTTTTCTAGCTTGCTTCGATTCCAAGATATAGATTGTTCAACCTCTATTTTAATCGGCCAGACAAAAGAATCCTCTTCTCCTTCTTCCTCCTGAAGCGCCTGTAGGAGATCCCCGTTAAAAACACTTGTTAATTCCTTATCATCTAAACGAATATTGCGTAATGTTATCGATAGGAGGACTCCCTTTCCCAGCTTGCGCTTTTCCTCCATTGCTCTTTGACATAAAACATATAAATCTTGAAATTGCTTAACTTCTTGTCCATCCACTTTCAGATGCTCCCACTGGATTACTGCCGTTTCAATAAATTCAAGCTTAGTGTCAGCTTGATTCATGGTCACAAGGTAACAACCTTTTTCACCTGTTTCTTTTTTGTTACGACCTTGTATATTTCCCGGGTAAAGGATATATGGATTCTCGTGCAAAATAGATCTCTTATGAATATGGCCTAATGCCCAGTAGTCAAATCTCTTGTCAATCAGTTCCTTTAAACGAAAGGGTGCATATGGTTGATGCTCACTAGAGCCTTCGAAATGACCATGTAGGATCCCGATATGAAAATCAGCCATATCCTTTTTAACATATTCAGGAAGCCTATTTTCATTTATATGCCGTTTTTCATAGCTGAACCCGTATAAATATACTGTTGTATTTGGCTTTGTAAATTCTTTTACTTCTACATGCTCACCAAAAATATGGACATTTGCCGGCATATCCAAATGGATCCATGAGCCATTCAAATGATCATGGTTTCCATGTATAATATAGACAGAGATTCTATGTGCCTCAAGCCTCTCCATTTCCTTCCGCAGCCTCGTTTGTGCACGTACACTTCTATCCTGCTCATCAAATAAATCTCCTGCGAGAATGACAAAATCAACCTGATGCTCAATCGCAGTATCGGTAATTTTCCTTAACGCTTCAAATGTACTGTCCTTTAGCACCGTAAAGATTTCCTTAGGCAATTGCGAAAGCCCTGTCATAGGACTGTCCAAATGCAAATCTGCTGCATGGATGAATTTTATTTCCTTCATATTTTAATCTCCACTCATCATTTCTTTTTTATAGTCATATATTTTCATTTTACCATTCCTAAAAAGCGAATGCACGTTCTGCATAAATCACCTAAAAAAGAGACCTGCTTTCTATAACAAGCAGGTCTCTTTTTAATCATCATGTTAATCATTCTTGGTTAACTGAAGAGCTTTTTTGATATCCTTAAAGGAGTTTGATTTTCCGTACATTAAAACCCCACCTTTATACACTCTGGCTCCAAATACAGCCAAAAGAATAATGGAGACTAGCAGAATAACCATGCCGATCATTGGCTCCCATATTGGGATTTCAAGCATGCCAACTCTCATAAACATGAGCATTGGTGTAAAGAATGGAATATAGGATGTGATAGTGATAAAAGTAGTATCCGGTTGATTTAAACCAAACATCGCAATCATAAAGCCTGCCGCGATAATAAAGGTCATTGGCGTAATCATCTGCTGAACATCTTCAATTCTGCTGACGAGCGAACCAAGAAAAGCAGCAAGTGTCGCATAAAGAAAATAGCCGAGTAAAAAGAACACAAGCGCATAAATAATCGTTGAAAGCGGTATGTTTTGAAAGCCAAGAAATTCGAAAAAACCACCCTGCAGCGATTGAAGATTTTGTTTGATGAAATAATAGCCAACAGCTAAAAGAACGGCCATTTGTGTCAAGCTTAACAGGGCAATACCGAGAATTTTACCAAACATTTGTTTTATCGGAGATACACTGGAAATGAGAATTTCCATGACCCTCGAGGATTTCTCTGTTGCCACCTCCATCGCAATCATGTTTGCATACATGATAACGGCAAAATAAATGACAAATAAGATAACATAGACAAGACCTCGTGCCTGACTTAACTCTTCCTGGGTTTTGGCATTTTCCTTTAAGGCAACTCTGTCAAATGTGACAGGTTCAGATAATTTAGCAAGCTGCTCTGGAGTTAATTGTAATTGAGCTGCTGCCATTTGGGCCTTAATTTGTTGTAACGAATTCTGTATATCAGCCGGAATTCCATAATCAGCCACACTTAAAGATTTATAAACCGCACTTGGTAACTGTGACTCATCAAGCTTAAGAATTAATAATCCCTTATATTCGCCTTCTTCTACATCATTTTCAGCGCTTTTCTCCGATTCAGAATAGGCCTCCAATCTTAACTCATCATTAACTACTTGAAGCTGTGCTTCAACTAATGAGAATAGCTCTCCTGTTTCATCGATAACAGCAATCTTTTGATTCTCATTTCCTTTATTGAAGAGATCAATAATGTTCGTCATGTTCGTTAATGCAACTAATATAAGTGCCGTAATCAAGGTAGTGATGATAAACGATTTTGTTTTTAATTTGCTTAGATACGTATGAAAAAGAATAATCCAAAATCTATTCATAGGAAGCACCTACCTTTTCAATAAATATATCATTCAACGAAGGCTCCTCTAAGACAAATTTTGAAATAAAGCCTTTATCGTAGATGCTGCTTAGGATTCGCTTTACCGTAACTTCCTCATCCTCAATTTGTAATATCATTCCTTCAGGAGTTTTTTTCGCATTTTTCACACCTGGAAATGTGACTAAGTCCTCGAGATTAAAATCAGCATGGATTACTAGATTCTTTTTCCCATAAGCCCTTTTGATATCCCGAAGCGAGCCTTGAACAACCGGCTTGCCTTTATGTAAAATACAAAGGTGCTCACACATTTCCTCAACATGCTCCATCCGATGGCTTGAAAAGACAATCGTTGTCCCGTTTTCCTTTAACTCAAGAACTGCTTCCTTCAATTGTTCAACGTTAACGGGATCCAAACCACTAAATGGCTCATCTAGAATTAATAATTTGGGCTTGTGAATAACAGAAGCAATAAATTGGATTTTTTGTTGATTTCCTTTAGACAGCTCATCAACCTTTTTGTCAGCGTATTCAGGTACTTTAAATCTAGAAAGCCAATACTCCAATTCCTGTAAGGCCTCCTTTTTCGCCATTCCACGCAGTCTTGCTAAATAAACCATTTGATCTCGTACTTTCAGCTTGGGGTATAACCCTCTTTCTTCAGGTAAATAACCAATTAGCGGGCTTGTCGAATAATCTATTTCCTTTCCATCCCATGTGACCGATCCGCTGCTCGCCTTTAAGATACCTAAAATCATTCGAAAGGTTGTCGTTTTCCCTGCTCCATTTGCACCTAGAAACCCATACATTTCTTTTTCGGGAATCGTCAAGGTTAATTGATCCACTGCCGTGAAATTCCCAAATCTCTTTGTCACGTTATGTAGCTGTAATACCATGTGGCCAGCCTCCTTTACATATATACTTATTACGTTTATGAAGAAAAAAGGTTTCGTATTGTATGAAATTTCACATTAAAATAAAGAGTTTGCCTTTTATTGAGCAGTATGCGAAAATTTAATTATCAGAATATTTCGCAGAGGTGATAAAGGATGAAAAAGTACAAATTGACGGCATTTTCCCCTACGGGAGAGAAGCTTCTTGATGAAACCTTTGAAGCGAAGGATGATGTTAAAGCAAAATTACTAGCAGAGCAAATACTGCAAGAAAAAAATTTAAGCAATCAAACACATAGATGTACTTCATCAAGTGGAAGACTTCTATTATTTCATTCATAGCAGACAACCTTTGCCTTAGTTGGCAAAGGTTGTTTTTACATGAAACAGCTCAGAAAGCGCATTAATCTTTTCTCTTGTATAGGTTTCGTAATTTTCATTAAAGGTTTTTGGATCCTTTGGATTTGCAAAACGAGTAATTTTTCCCGTATTTGGATCCACTAATTTACTCGACGCTCCGCAGCCAAGCCCAATAATCGTTTGCTGCTCTTCCATAATCATAATGTTGTAAATGCTTTCCTGTCCTTTTAATGAATATCCAACATTCTCTAAGTTCCCTAATATATTTTTCTGCCTGTATAAATAATATGGATAATAATCATGTTCCTTTGTCCAGTTTTCTGCCAGCTCCATCATTTTACTAATTTCCTGACGGTCTGCTACCTTATATTTTTCTTTATTTTTGGTCATCTCTGAGGCTCTTTTAAAGGACAAGGTATGGACGGTTAAGGATTCTGGCATCAGCTTCTCCGTTTCATTCAGAGTATGAGTAAACTCCTGTTCACCTTCTCCTGGAAGTCCAATAATTAAGTCCATATTAATATTATTCATTCCCATCGAACGAGCTAAATGGAACTTTTCAACCGTCTCCTCTACACTATGATGACGACCGATTGCCTTCAGTGTTTCCTGAATATACGATTGAGGGTTTATACTAATACGGTCAATATTCCACTTCTTCAGCACATTTAGCTTTTCCTCTGTAATCGTATCGGGTCTCCCAGCTTCCACTGTAATTTCCCTAACCTTATTGACGTTCGGGAAGGAAGCATACATTTCTTCATATAACATATCCATTTCTTCAGCTGTAATACTAGTCGGTGTACCGCCGCCAAAATAAATAGTTGTTACATTAATATTGTGTGCCTTTAACCATTGACCGACCTCTCTCATTTCAT of the Bacillus tuaregi genome contains:
- a CDS encoding YhzD family protein yields the protein MKKYKLTAFSPTGEKLLDETFEAKDDVKAKLLAEQILQEKNLSNQTHRCTSSSGRLLLFHS
- a CDS encoding ABC transporter ATP-binding protein, encoding MVLQLHNVTKRFGNFTAVDQLTLTIPEKEMYGFLGANGAGKTTTFRMILGILKASSGSVTWDGKEIDYSTSPLIGYLPEERGLYPKLKVRDQMVYLARLRGMAKKEALQELEYWLSRFKVPEYADKKVDELSKGNQQKIQFIASVIHKPKLLILDEPFSGLDPVNVEQLKEAVLELKENGTTIVFSSHRMEHVEEMCEHLCILHKGKPVVQGSLRDIKRAYGKKNLVIHADFNLEDLVTFPGVKNAKKTPEGMILQIEDEEVTVKRILSSIYDKGFISKFVLEEPSLNDIFIEKVGASYE
- a CDS encoding ABC transporter permease — translated: MNRFWIILFHTYLSKLKTKSFIITTLITALILVALTNMTNIIDLFNKGNENQKIAVIDETGELFSLVEAQLQVVNDELRLEAYSESEKSAENDVEEGEYKGLLILKLDESQLPSAVYKSLSVADYGIPADIQNSLQQIKAQMAAAQLQLTPEQLAKLSEPVTFDRVALKENAKTQEELSQARGLVYVILFVIYFAVIMYANMIAMEVATEKSSRVMEILISSVSPIKQMFGKILGIALLSLTQMAVLLAVGYYFIKQNLQSLQGGFFEFLGFQNIPLSTIIYALVFFLLGYFLYATLAAFLGSLVSRIEDVQQMITPMTFIIAAGFMIAMFGLNQPDTTFITITSYIPFFTPMLMFMRVGMLEIPIWEPMIGMVILLVSIILLAVFGARVYKGGVLMYGKSNSFKDIKKALQLTKND
- a CDS encoding metallophosphoesterase family protein, producing MKEIKFIHAADLHLDSPMTGLSQLPKEIFTVLKDSTFEALRKITDTAIEHQVDFVILAGDLFDEQDRSVRAQTRLRKEMERLEAHRISVYIIHGNHDHLNGSWIHLDMPANVHIFGEHVEVKEFTKPNTTVYLYGFSYEKRHINENRLPEYVKKDMADFHIGILHGHFEGSSEHQPYAPFRLKELIDKRFDYWALGHIHKRSILHENPYILYPGNIQGRNKKETGEKGCYLVTMNQADTKLEFIETAVIQWEHLKVDGQEVKQFQDLYVLCQRAMEEKRKLGKGVLLSITLRNIRLDDKELTSVFNGDLLQALQEEEGEEDSFVWPIKIEVEQSISWNRSKLEKESDFYLELFRAADNLENIQDSISPLYNHPTAAKFLLSLSDKEKLELQQQALNTLLDLIHKK
- a CDS encoding AAA family ATPase gives rise to the protein MKIIEIYIYGYGKFENVKFTNILERQVFFGENEAGKSTIMSFIHSILFGFPTKQQSELRYEPKKGAKYGGQLTVLIPNKGRVVIERVKGKAAGDVVVRLENGMIGGEDLLKELLLSIDKQLYQAIFSFNLQGLQNVHQMKGDELGRFLFSTGTIGSDVLLKAENELMKELDSRFKPNGRNPKLNSKLKELRGLRSELRKQEENNEQYTSLLHKRDMLENRIRELKSELISFSAQHTRLEEWKKVLPLLQKEKQLQQELSPYHVGEFPDKGLEELERLKQFEQELERKRVTLQQRIERLKEDLHSLNPNVPLIEKENELMKAIENIPLIEKWEQENIQLQVKLNKLEEEINLFQNKMHLSLTADEVGSMNTSVFMKEKTAALHAKQKRLTEKKQELDERFQEETRQLEELEAKERFLKDELLPETERKKLQEQVSFASRDRLNEKYDEVKNRLALLTNALQNSATKMKRDRLQYLLFAILFLILCGWGIFSDHMILILAGGAGAAFAIFSYVKVLSASEPLLQTEIKQLQTKKQQLENDLRHPMKHIELMEQKLERDQKLREQFNQLKTMINRQQELYDQVIDRYEAWEKASLQLNKELQTVGEELRLPREMALHYLYDAFELIDGLKRLYQEQRFINEQYAANKIAIEERLAPIRGLMEEFIEDDELSFQEAVQSLKRALREELDKQIKFKEKAHQLEMLQDEYQVYQLEWDRLGSEMSALLSSASANSEQHFRELARKSAEKSKLLEELNHIKLQLKLSSFTEKEAERFSERPVEESILEVLHKREMHEGELAQLQEEFAAIKYQIQMLEEGGSYAELLHRFRQLKSEFEEEAREWAKFAAARELLQKTVNQYKQERLPKMLRLAEEYLQFLTDNRYIRIIPKQEGSGFFIESKEQLLYDANELSQATTEQIYVSLRLAIALTVYEKYKFPIIIDDSFVNFDRERTSRVIDLLKQLKDYQLLFFTCHEHLLAYFQEKEIAYLNKHNTVELK